The genomic region GCCTCCTGGCATTAAGCTTTCTTTTCAAATTTTATTTCATGAACTCTTTTCATAACTCCAGCTTTGGATAAAATTGTTCTTGCAGTTTCTGTTGGTTGAGCGCCTTTTAAGATCCATTCTACAGCTTTTTCAATATTTACCTGGAATGTATCATTTTCTCTTAGTGGATCATAAAAACCTAATGATTCTATGTATTTACCACTTCTCTTTTCTCTTGAATCAACTACTACAATCCTGTAAAAAGGTCTGTGTCTTCTTCCCATTCTGTTTAATCTGATTTTAACCATGCTAATAATACACCTCCTAAGATTTTTAGTTTTTTATATAATGTTTTTATTAAAATCCAAACGGCATTTTTCCAAATAACGA from Marinitoga aeolica harbors:
- the rpsP gene encoding 30S ribosomal protein S16 yields the protein MVKIRLNRMGRRHRPFYRIVVVDSREKRSGKYIESLGFYDPLRENDTFQVNIEKAVEWILKGAQPTETARTILSKAGVMKRVHEIKFEKKA